In Microcoleus sp. FACHB-831, the following proteins share a genomic window:
- a CDS encoding pirin family protein, with product MLAQIQTMRTVAGIINSVQTMEGEGMLVRRAFPKSTFSHFDPFLLLDELGPVDVAPGQGKGAPDHPHRGFETVSYVLEGRLEHKDSQGHAGNLGPGDVQWMTAGAGVVHSEMPEREFARLGGRLHGLQLWVNLPRRDKMIEPRYQEIPAERIPTAQSDDGLVRVKVIAGEALGTKAAIATRTPIMYLHFTLQPGASVIQPVPKEYNAFIYVLDGEGLFGADKERAGDGQMVLFAQDGEEVAIANPADAKLPLDVLLIAGVPLDEPVVRYGPFVMNTEAEIVKAIEDYRNGRMGSIDF from the coding sequence ATGCTCGCTCAAATACAAACAATGCGAACTGTCGCGGGAATCATTAATAGCGTGCAAACAATGGAAGGTGAAGGCATGCTTGTGCGCCGCGCTTTCCCCAAAAGCACCTTTTCCCACTTTGACCCCTTCCTCCTCCTTGATGAATTAGGCCCTGTTGATGTTGCGCCAGGTCAAGGAAAGGGAGCGCCGGATCATCCCCACCGAGGCTTTGAGACTGTCAGCTATGTACTTGAAGGGCGTTTGGAACACAAAGATTCACAAGGACACGCAGGCAATCTCGGCCCCGGTGACGTGCAGTGGATGACTGCGGGAGCAGGGGTAGTCCACTCGGAAATGCCAGAACGAGAATTTGCTCGCCTCGGCGGACGGCTTCACGGACTGCAACTTTGGGTTAACTTGCCTCGCCGCGACAAGATGATCGAGCCTCGCTATCAGGAAATTCCTGCCGAGCGAATTCCCACTGCTCAGAGCGATGATGGTTTGGTGAGGGTGAAAGTGATTGCCGGAGAAGCGTTGGGAACTAAAGCAGCGATCGCAACTAGAACTCCGATTATGTACCTGCATTTCACGCTTCAACCGGGTGCAAGTGTCATTCAGCCTGTGCCAAAAGAATACAACGCTTTTATTTATGTGCTGGATGGAGAAGGCTTGTTTGGTGCAGACAAGGAGCGTGCGGGAGATGGACAAATGGTGCTGTTTGCACAAGATGGCGAGGAAGTAGCGATCGCAAATCCAGCGGATGCGAAATTACCTTTGGATGTATTGCTCATCGCTGGCGTACCGCTAGACGAACCAGTTGTTCGCTACGGCCCATTTGTGATGAATACAGAAGCAGAAATCGTTAAAGCGATTGAAGATTATCGTAACGGGAGGATGGGTTCCATTGACTTCTAA
- a CDS encoding fasciclin domain-containing protein: protein MANIVDTAVQAGSFNTLVAAVKAAGLVDTLQGAGPFTVFAPTDEAFAKLPAGTVDGLLKDLPKLKQILTYHVVSGKVMASDVVKLKSATTVQGSDVKIDASNGGVKVNDSKVSTADVAADNGVIHIIDTVLIPA from the coding sequence TTGGCTAATATCGTTGATACCGCCGTTCAGGCTGGTTCGTTTAATACCCTAGTTGCTGCTGTCAAAGCTGCTGGTTTGGTAGATACACTACAAGGCGCTGGTCCCTTCACTGTGTTTGCGCCTACTGATGAAGCTTTCGCTAAACTTCCCGCAGGTACCGTAGACGGGTTGCTTAAGGATCTTCCAAAGCTGAAGCAAATCCTGACCTATCATGTCGTTTCCGGCAAAGTGATGGCGTCTGACGTAGTTAAGCTGAAGTCAGCTACTACAGTTCAAGGTTCAGATGTAAAAATTGACGCTTCCAATGGTGGCGTTAAGGTGAATGATTCTAAAGTTTCAACAGCCGATGTTGCTGCTGATAACGGCGTCATTCACATCATCGACACAGTGTTGATTCCTGCGTAA
- a CDS encoding zinc-dependent peptidase gives MFQTFIFLLTIGLIIAYILLNPLLIKQKRNRLKRRPFPPLWDAIIENNIPIYLCLAPAEIRRLQGHIQVFLAEKQFIGCQGLQVTEEMKLTIAAGACLLLLNGRETYFPRLRSILVYPSAYLVNETTYTGNYVVEERRVARLGESWTADQLILSWEQVKQDTRNWKDGHNVVLHEFAHQLDQEDGKAEGVPILPQKSDYAIWAKVMTEEYQILCNDIQRGRNTVMDSYGATNPAEFFAVATETFFEKPHQLLKQHRSLYEQLQYYYQLDPIQWV, from the coding sequence ATGTTCCAAACATTTATTTTTTTGCTGACTATTGGACTAATTATTGCTTATATTTTACTCAATCCCCTTCTAATTAAACAGAAGCGTAACCGCCTAAAGCGTCGTCCTTTTCCACCGCTTTGGGATGCCATTATCGAAAATAACATCCCCATTTATCTCTGTCTTGCTCCCGCTGAAATAAGACGACTTCAGGGACACATTCAAGTTTTCCTAGCGGAAAAACAATTTATCGGTTGCCAAGGCTTGCAGGTGACAGAGGAAATGAAGCTGACTATTGCTGCTGGCGCTTGTTTGCTCCTGCTTAATGGGCGAGAAACCTACTTCCCTAGACTTCGCTCCATCCTAGTTTATCCGAGTGCGTATCTTGTTAACGAAACAACTTATACGGGGAATTATGTTGTTGAAGAAAGACGTGTAGCGAGATTGGGAGAATCGTGGACAGCTGACCAATTAATACTATCTTGGGAACAGGTGAAACAAGACACTCGCAACTGGAAAGATGGCCATAACGTTGTGCTGCATGAATTTGCTCACCAGTTGGATCAAGAGGATGGTAAAGCTGAGGGCGTTCCTATTTTGCCGCAAAAGTCAGACTATGCAATTTGGGCGAAAGTAATGACAGAAGAATATCAAATCCTCTGCAATGATATTCAACGGGGTAGAAATACAGTAATGGACAGCTATGGTGCAACGAATCCCGCAGAATTTTTTGCGGTAGCGACTGAGACTTTCTTTGAAAAACCGCACCAATTGCTGAAGCAGCATCGCTCGCTTTACGAGCAATTACAATATTATTATCAACTAGATCCTATCCAATGGGTTTAG
- the nudC gene encoding NAD(+) diphosphatase, whose translation MHRTFIPGIAPPAIKCEPAWWFAFVGNKLLVRVEGMLSYIPHLISLTEIGLMPVRSQFLGTLDTRSCYSVELAKDALIPDGMTLLGLRELYGTIDDDLFALSSRAIQIMEWDRTHQYCGHCATPTTQLPTERAKRCPNCGLVNYPRLSPAVIVLISRGEEILLARAPRFRSGMYGLIAGFVEAGESLEETIVREVREEVGIEVKDIRYFGSQPWPFPNSLMIGFTASYASGEIAIEPQELEDAAWFSKDNLPLIPPKLSIARKIIDWFISK comes from the coding sequence ATGCATCGAACCTTCATCCCTGGAATTGCTCCCCCCGCAATAAAATGCGAACCCGCTTGGTGGTTCGCATTTGTAGGCAATAAATTGTTGGTTCGCGTCGAAGGAATGTTAAGCTATATTCCCCATCTAATCAGCCTAACCGAGATTGGCTTAATGCCCGTGCGATCGCAATTTCTCGGTACTCTAGACACTCGCTCTTGTTACTCGGTGGAACTAGCCAAGGATGCGTTAATACCTGATGGAATGACCTTGCTAGGACTGCGCGAATTGTATGGAACAATAGACGATGATTTGTTTGCATTGAGCAGTCGCGCCATTCAAATTATGGAGTGGGATCGCACCCATCAATACTGCGGACACTGCGCCACTCCAACCACCCAATTACCCACCGAACGCGCCAAGCGTTGTCCCAATTGTGGATTAGTTAATTATCCTCGCCTATCGCCTGCTGTGATCGTACTCATCTCGCGTGGTGAAGAGATATTGTTAGCTCGCGCTCCTCGGTTTCGATCCGGAATGTATGGTTTGATCGCTGGATTTGTAGAAGCGGGAGAATCGCTCGAAGAGACAATAGTTCGCGAAGTTCGCGAGGAAGTTGGTATAGAAGTCAAAGATATTCGCTATTTTGGTTCGCAACCTTGGCCTTTTCCCAACTCGCTGATGATTGGCTTTACAGCCAGTTATGCTAGCGGTGAAATTGCCATCGAGCCGCAAGAATTAGAGGATGCTGCTTGGTTTAGTAAAGACAATTTACCCCTAATTCCTCCTAAACTCAGCATTGCCCGAAAAATTATCGATTGGTTTATTTCCAAATGA
- a CDS encoding type ISP restriction/modification enzyme encodes MKKAKIFYFTLQDEQTKEEKLEWFANTKFENIPFGYITPDEKGNWINQTDNDFDELLPLLNKEVKAGKSQAAIFQLFSSGVQTKRDEWVYDFSQDTLIEKIKYLVEVYEERLKHQTKRELDIKWDGDLTRYLESKIHKFFEKSKIVKSLYRPYTKEYLYFDKHFNARTFQLQNIFPYSNVKNSLVWIKAGSDVPFFCLITNCIPDLLPQGGSQCLPLYRYDENGNRIDNITDWGLTQFQTHYNDSSITKEDIFHYTYAVLHNPAYRKKYELNLKREFPQLPFYNNFFQWVQWGKKLMHLHLNYETIKPYNLTRTDATTNKQPKAKLKADKEKGYIDLDGITFLQGIPAIAWDYKLGNRSALEWILDQYKEKKPKDPTIAKLFNTYRFADYKEHVIDLLQRVCTVSVKTMGIIGQMPDE; translated from the coding sequence ATGAAAAAAGCGAAAATATTCTATTTTACGCTACAGGATGAGCAGACAAAAGAAGAAAAGCTTGAATGGTTTGCAAATACAAAATTTGAAAATATTCCGTTTGGATATATAACACCCGATGAAAAAGGGAACTGGATTAATCAGACCGATAATGATTTTGATGAGTTGTTACCGCTACTTAATAAGGAAGTGAAGGCGGGAAAATCGCAAGCGGCCATTTTTCAGCTTTTTTCATCTGGAGTACAAACAAAAAGAGATGAATGGGTTTATGATTTTTCACAGGATACTCTGATTGAGAAAATAAAGTATTTGGTTGAGGTTTATGAAGAGCGATTAAAACACCAGACAAAACGAGAATTAGATATTAAATGGGATGGAGACTTAACTAGATATTTAGAAAGTAAAATACATAAATTCTTTGAAAAATCAAAAATTGTAAAAAGTTTATACCGTCCTTATACAAAAGAATATCTTTATTTTGATAAGCATTTTAATGCAAGGACTTTTCAGTTACAAAATATTTTTCCATACTCCAATGTCAAGAATAGTTTGGTATGGATAAAAGCTGGTTCAGACGTTCCTTTTTTCTGTTTAATAACTAACTGTATCCCCGATTTGCTTCCTCAAGGCGGTTCACAATGCCTTCCTCTCTACCGCTACGACGAAAATGGGAACCGCATCGACAACATCACAGACTGGGGATTAACCCAATTCCAAACCCACTACAACGACTCCAGCATCACCAAAGAAGATATTTTCCACTACACCTACGCCGTTCTCCACAATCCGGCATACCGCAAGAAATACGAACTCAACCTAAAACGTGAATTCCCTCAATTACCCTTCTACAACAACTTTTTCCAATGGGTGCAATGGGGCAAAAAACTGATGCACTTGCACCTAAATTATGAAACCATTAAACCATATAATTTGACTCGCACAGATGCAACAACGAATAAACAACCCAAAGCAAAACTAAAAGCCGACAAAGAGAAAGGATATATTGACCTTGACGGTATAACCTTCTTGCAAGGCATTCCCGCGATCGCATGGGATTATAAACTCGGCAACCGTTCTGCTTTGGAATGGATACTCGACCAATACAAAGAAAAGAAACCCAAAGATCCGACAATTGCAAAGCTTTTTAACACCTATCGCTTTGCGGACTACAAAGAACACGTTATCGACCTGCTGCAACGAGTCTGCACCGTTAGTGTAAAGACAATGGGAATTATCGGACAAATGCCAGATGAGTAG
- a CDS encoding type II toxin-antitoxin system VapC family toxin, whose amino-acid sequence MLLDTHTLIWFLEGNPKLPLIVRQRIEDSSLVFVSIASLWEIAIKLGLGKLNFQFEFQEIPAFLEQLEIVVLPITFSDVECYLKQPLHHRDPFDRILVAQAINHSLVLISRDVAFDAYSVQRLWS is encoded by the coding sequence ATGCTGCTAGATACTCACACTTTAATTTGGTTTCTCGAAGGCAATCCTAAGCTGCCATTAATCGTTAGGCAAAGGATTGAAGATTCAAGCTTAGTGTTTGTTAGCATTGCTAGTCTTTGGGAAATTGCCATTAAGCTGGGGCTTGGAAAGCTTAATTTTCAGTTTGAGTTTCAAGAAATACCCGCTTTTCTGGAACAACTTGAGATTGTAGTTTTACCGATTACATTTTCTGATGTAGAATGTTACCTTAAACAACCTCTACATCATCGCGATCCATTCGATCGCATTTTAGTAGCACAGGCGATAAATCATTCTCTTGTTTTGATTAGTCGTGATGTCGCTTTTGATGCTTATTCTGTTCAGAGGTTGTGGTCATGA
- a CDS encoding DUF2281 domain-containing protein, which yields MLETAILENLEKLPESLKQEVLHYTEFLMEKYAKQLQQEQPQRKKREAGLLKGKIWMSDDFDEPLEDFKDYM from the coding sequence ATGCTAGAAACTGCTATTTTAGAAAATCTGGAGAAACTTCCTGAATCTCTTAAGCAAGAAGTTCTGCACTACACAGAGTTCTTAATGGAGAAATACGCAAAACAATTACAGCAGGAACAGCCACAAAGGAAGAAACGTGAAGCAGGATTGCTCAAGGGAAAAATTTGGATGTCAGATGATTTTGATGAGCCGCTAGAAGATTTTAAGGACTATATGTAG
- a CDS encoding N-6 DNA methylase, which produces MSRFLVTQYQAEIQKIIQYGGSRKETAIRGAFQNLLNEYCKTRNYLLIPELDFKTRFDTVVYPDGTVKDAIRLEHGWWEAKDQYDNLDEEIEKKFAKGYPDENILFEDSQTAVLIQHREEVARVLMKDADGLDRVLNTFIDYERPEVRDFRAAIVRFKEDIPYILEALRDIISQQEDSNTEFRNRRDKFLNVCQQSINPEISIFDIQEMLIQHILTEDIFTNIFNESQFHRENNIAREISEIINTFFTGATRRNTLKSIEHYYAVIRRKSGDIVNHHEKQKFLKAIYENFYKAYNPKAADRLGIVYTPNEIVRFMIESADYLVHKHFGKLLSDPGVEILDPCTGTGTYITELIEYLPEDKLKHKYKHEIHCNEMAILPYYIANLNIEFTYQQKMGQYEEFKNICLVDTLDHCGFEGKQLDLFAMSVQNTARIKEQNERTISVIIGNPPYNAWQENFSQNNANRAYKEIDKHIKATYIKEGKAQNQIAVYDMYVRFYRWAVERLGNNGLVAFITNRSFIDSQSFDGFRKVLERECDYLYIVDTQSDVRKNPKISGTKNNVFGIQTGIAIMFLVKAQRKEK; this is translated from the coding sequence ATGTCCAGATTTCTTGTCACCCAGTACCAAGCCGAAATCCAAAAAATCATCCAGTACGGGGGTTCTCGTAAAGAGACGGCGATTCGGGGCGCGTTTCAAAACTTGTTGAATGAGTATTGCAAGACGCGAAACTATCTGTTGATTCCTGAACTAGACTTCAAGACTCGGTTTGATACTGTAGTCTATCCCGATGGCACGGTAAAAGATGCCATTCGGCTAGAGCATGGGTGGTGGGAAGCTAAAGACCAGTATGACAATTTAGACGAGGAAATTGAGAAGAAGTTTGCCAAGGGCTATCCCGATGAAAATATTCTGTTTGAAGACTCGCAAACGGCGGTTTTAATTCAGCACCGAGAAGAAGTTGCCCGTGTTCTGATGAAGGATGCAGATGGGCTGGATCGCGTGTTGAATACGTTCATTGATTATGAGCGTCCGGAAGTGCGGGACTTTCGGGCGGCAATTGTCAGGTTTAAAGAAGATATTCCTTACATTCTGGAAGCGCTGCGAGATATTATTAGTCAGCAAGAAGATAGTAATACAGAATTTCGCAACCGTCGAGACAAGTTTCTCAACGTCTGCCAGCAGTCAATTAACCCAGAAATCAGCATCTTCGATATCCAGGAAATGTTGATTCAGCACATTTTGACGGAAGACATTTTCACGAATATTTTTAACGAATCGCAGTTTCATCGGGAAAATAACATCGCCCGCGAAATCTCCGAAATTATCAATACCTTTTTCACGGGCGCAACCCGCCGGAATACTCTTAAGAGTATTGAACACTACTATGCGGTGATTCGTCGCAAATCTGGGGATATTGTCAACCACCACGAGAAGCAAAAGTTTCTCAAAGCAATTTACGAGAATTTCTACAAAGCTTATAACCCGAAAGCGGCGGATCGGTTGGGTATTGTTTACACGCCGAATGAAATTGTCCGCTTCATGATTGAGAGTGCAGATTATTTGGTGCATAAGCATTTTGGCAAGTTATTAAGCGATCCAGGGGTGGAGATTCTCGACCCTTGTACGGGGACGGGAACTTACATCACGGAACTGATTGAGTATTTGCCAGAAGATAAACTAAAGCATAAATATAAGCATGAAATTCACTGTAATGAAATGGCGATTTTGCCATATTATATTGCCAACTTAAATATTGAGTTTACCTATCAGCAAAAGATGGGTCAGTATGAGGAGTTTAAGAATATTTGTTTGGTCGATACGCTAGATCACTGTGGGTTTGAAGGGAAGCAGTTAGATTTGTTTGCGATGAGCGTGCAGAATACAGCACGGATTAAAGAGCAAAATGAGCGGACAATTTCAGTGATTATTGGCAATCCTCCTTATAACGCATGGCAGGAAAACTTTAGCCAAAATAATGCCAATCGTGCATACAAAGAGATTGATAAACACATTAAGGCAACTTATATTAAGGAAGGGAAAGCCCAGAATCAAATCGCCGTATATGATATGTATGTACGCTTTTATCGGTGGGCGGTGGAGCGGTTAGGTAATAATGGATTAGTTGCTTTTATTACAAATCGTTCTTTTATTGATTCACAATCCTTTGATGGATTTAGAAAAGTGTTGGAGCGAGAATGTGATTATCTTTATATTGTTGATACTCAATCTGATGTAAGAAAGAATCCGAAAATTTCAGGAACAAAAAATAATGTATTTGGGATTCAAACGGGTATTGCTATAATGTTTTTAGTCAAAGCACAAAGGAAGGAAAAATAA
- the hisC gene encoding histidinol-phosphate transaminase → MTTYFRPSVEAMNGYVPGEQPKPGTNIIKLNTNENPYPPSPDAIAVLRNLDSEWLRRYPDPYANEFRLAIASALQVPFEWVIVSNGSDELLNVVVRACAELGRKVVYPMPTYVLYRTLTDMQPAERVEIPYGEDYRLPIEELVAANGAVTFIATPNSPSGHIVPIDDLRQLAARLSGVLVVDEAYVDFACETALPLVKEFENVIVIRTLSKGYSLAGLRLGFGIANPKLLSGLFKVKDSYNIDAIACLVGAAAMRDQSYKNECADKVKRSRAKLAIDLKQLGFQLWDSQANFFLTQPPKGNAEQIYLALKERGILVRYFKQPGLEDKLRITVGTDEQNQILVEALIHLV, encoded by the coding sequence ATGACTACCTACTTCCGCCCCAGTGTTGAGGCGATGAATGGCTACGTTCCTGGCGAACAGCCCAAGCCTGGGACAAATATCATCAAACTGAACACTAACGAGAATCCCTATCCGCCTTCACCAGATGCGATCGCAGTTCTGCGGAACTTGGATAGTGAATGGCTGCGACGTTACCCAGATCCTTACGCCAACGAGTTTCGCCTTGCGATCGCTAGTGCGTTGCAGGTTCCCTTTGAGTGGGTTATTGTCAGCAATGGCAGCGATGAATTGCTCAATGTTGTGGTGCGTGCCTGTGCGGAGTTGGGGCGCAAGGTAGTTTATCCGATGCCGACGTATGTACTGTATCGTACTTTGACGGATATGCAGCCTGCGGAGCGTGTCGAAATTCCCTATGGAGAAGATTATCGTTTGCCAATTGAGGAATTGGTGGCTGCAAATGGTGCGGTGACGTTTATTGCAACGCCTAATAGTCCATCAGGACATATTGTTCCCATTGACGATCTTCGACAGTTGGCGGCGAGGTTGTCTGGGGTTTTAGTTGTTGATGAGGCTTATGTTGATTTTGCTTGCGAAACGGCGTTGCCTTTGGTGAAGGAATTTGAGAATGTTATTGTAATTCGCACGTTATCTAAAGGTTATTCTTTGGCAGGATTGCGGCTGGGTTTTGGCATTGCGAATCCAAAGCTTTTGAGCGGGTTATTTAAGGTTAAAGATAGCTACAATATTGACGCGATCGCTTGTTTGGTTGGCGCGGCGGCGATGCGCGATCAAAGTTATAAAAATGAATGTGCCGACAAGGTGAAGCGATCGCGGGCAAAGTTGGCAATAGATCTCAAGCAGTTAGGTTTCCAGTTATGGGATTCCCAAGCTAATTTCTTTTTGACACAACCCCCCAAGGGAAATGCAGAGCAAATTTATCTAGCGCTAAAGGAACGGGGAATTTTGGTGCGCTACTTTAAGCAGCCGGGATTAGAGGATAAACTTCGCATTACGGTGGGGACTGATGAGCAAAATCAGATACTTGTTGAGGCGTTGATTCATTTGGTGTAG
- a CDS encoding serine/threonine-protein kinase yields MLQPEQVIHNRYQLKQKLGQTAGRKTWLAEDLSVPAAETVVVKLLAFGDEVQWDDLKLFEREAQVLRQLAHPQIPKYRDSFSVDDRLLWFGLVQDYIPGSSLKQLLAQGKHYTEQQVRQIAIDILDVLTYLHELSPPVLHRDIKPSNLIWGEDDRIYLVDFGAVQDRAAGEGATFTVVGTYGYAPIEQFGGRAVAASDLYALGATLIHLLTGISPADLPQKDLRIQFAKRVSLNPRFVEWIDKLADPDVEKRFQTTRQALEALRSAEVSSIQTDESTIARSPSTSQRSQLEQSKERSLTPAYNSAIELHQTADELLITIPGTSLWTLLMLIPIAIALIVLGQMVMPAIVLMTIESAYILFFLVLVIVLAISAAVYWELLPTFVKLDRAEFSLYKRPFGFTVTTILCSKADIEDVFHTMKTFRTGKTTYDKRVVTIQTNRREYFFAIGLSKYDCSWLVKAIKYWLDLS; encoded by the coding sequence ATGCTTCAACCCGAACAAGTAATTCACAATCGTTACCAACTCAAGCAAAAACTAGGACAAACTGCTGGGCGGAAAACCTGGCTGGCAGAGGATCTATCTGTGCCCGCTGCTGAAACTGTCGTAGTGAAATTATTGGCGTTTGGCGATGAGGTGCAATGGGACGACTTGAAATTATTTGAGCGGGAAGCGCAGGTACTCCGACAACTGGCTCATCCCCAGATTCCCAAATACCGGGATTCGTTTTCAGTTGACGATCGCCTGCTCTGGTTTGGGCTAGTGCAAGATTACATCCCCGGTTCGTCCCTCAAACAATTGCTGGCTCAAGGCAAACACTATACAGAACAACAGGTACGCCAGATTGCGATTGACATCCTCGATGTACTGACCTATCTACATGAACTCAGTCCACCCGTCCTGCACCGCGATATTAAGCCCAGCAACTTAATCTGGGGCGAGGACGATCGCATCTACCTGGTTGATTTTGGTGCGGTACAAGACCGAGCAGCAGGGGAAGGAGCCACTTTTACGGTCGTTGGTACTTACGGCTATGCACCAATTGAACAATTTGGTGGACGGGCTGTGGCTGCTTCTGACTTGTATGCTTTGGGTGCCACGCTGATCCACCTGCTAACTGGTATTTCTCCGGCTGATTTGCCTCAGAAAGACCTCCGCATTCAGTTTGCCAAGCGAGTGAGTCTCAATCCACGCTTTGTGGAGTGGATTGACAAGCTTGCTGACCCTGATGTGGAAAAACGGTTTCAGACTACGCGGCAGGCATTAGAGGCACTTCGCTCTGCTGAAGTTAGCAGCATACAAACTGATGAATCGACGATCGCGCGATCGCCCTCCACTTCCCAACGCAGCCAACTTGAACAGTCTAAGGAGCGATCGCTAACACCTGCATACAATAGCGCAATTGAATTGCATCAAACTGCTGATGAACTGTTGATTACGATTCCTGGCACAAGCCTGTGGACTCTTTTAATGTTGATTCCGATTGCGATCGCCCTGATTGTCCTTGGTCAAATGGTGATGCCTGCTATTGTGCTAATGACTATTGAATCTGCATATATTCTATTTTTTCTGGTACTTGTAATTGTTCTCGCCATTAGCGCCGCTGTTTATTGGGAATTATTACCAACCTTTGTCAAGTTGGATCGAGCAGAGTTCTCCCTCTACAAACGTCCCTTCGGCTTCACTGTGACGACAATACTTTGTTCAAAGGCGGACATTGAAGATGTGTTCCACACAATGAAAACTTTTCGGACTGGAAAAACAACCTATGACAAAAGAGTAGTCACGATCCAGACCAATCGTAGAGAATATTTTTTCGCTATAGGACTTAGTAAGTATGACTGTAGCTGGTTAGTCAAGGCGATTAAATACTGGCTGGATTTAAGCTAA
- the leuA gene encoding 2-isopropylmalate synthase, whose amino-acid sequence MLKHPATKYCSFAPINLPDRTWPSKTITHPPIWLSTDLRDGNQALIEPMHVERKLRLFKLLVEIGFQEIEVAFPSASQTDFDFVRSLIEQQLIPDNVTIQVLTPAREHLIRRTFEALQGAKRAIVHLYNATSPVFRRTVFNLDRAGTIEMATSAAQLMNELAAAQPETDWYFQYSPETFTATELDFAKDICDAVLDVWQPTPQHKAIINLPATVEVATPNVFADQVEWMHRNLARRDSVILCVHPHNDRGCGVAAAELAQMAGADRVEGCLFGNGERTGNVDLVTLALNLYTQGIHPGLDFSDINMVARTVEDCTQLPIHPRHPYVGDLVFTAFSGSHQDAIKKGLAVQKSDALWEVPYLPLDPTDVGRSYESVIRVNSQSGKGGITFLLERDYSLILPRRLQIEFSQVVQRAMDASGQEMSAPDLWKLFEQEYLQAVSPFKYLSHHLSETDSDEQAIAVSLEMDGKRISLTGKGNGPIDAFLKALNLGIRIDRYDEHSLSQGSNASAIAYVEVAGDSLPGSFYGVGIHSNIVTASLLAVLGAVNRAWQQVDPETQTQILQGFE is encoded by the coding sequence CCGCAACCAAATATTGTTCATTTGCCCCAATTAACTTACCCGACCGCACTTGGCCCTCGAAAACCATTACCCATCCTCCCATCTGGCTCAGTACCGATTTGCGCGATGGCAACCAGGCACTAATCGAGCCGATGCACGTTGAACGCAAGTTACGTCTGTTCAAGCTTTTAGTCGAGATTGGGTTTCAAGAAATCGAAGTTGCATTTCCCTCCGCTTCACAAACTGACTTTGATTTCGTTCGCAGCCTGATCGAGCAGCAATTAATACCCGATAACGTCACAATTCAGGTGTTAACCCCTGCCCGCGAACACCTAATCCGTCGTACCTTTGAAGCATTGCAAGGTGCAAAACGAGCGATCGTGCATCTTTACAACGCCACCTCTCCAGTCTTCCGCCGCACCGTCTTTAATCTCGATCGCGCGGGCACTATCGAGATGGCAACATCCGCAGCGCAATTGATGAACGAACTTGCCGCAGCGCAACCGGAGACTGATTGGTATTTCCAATACTCGCCAGAAACCTTTACCGCAACTGAACTGGATTTTGCCAAAGATATTTGCGATGCAGTTTTGGATGTTTGGCAACCCACGCCGCAGCACAAGGCAATTATCAATTTGCCTGCAACTGTTGAAGTGGCAACGCCTAATGTATTCGCAGATCAAGTCGAGTGGATGCATCGTAACTTGGCGCGGAGGGATAGCGTAATTTTGTGCGTCCATCCCCATAACGATCGCGGGTGCGGCGTTGCAGCAGCAGAACTGGCGCAGATGGCAGGTGCTGATCGAGTTGAAGGCTGTCTGTTTGGCAATGGCGAACGCACGGGAAATGTCGATCTGGTGACGCTGGCGCTGAACCTCTACACCCAAGGCATCCATCCCGGTTTGGATTTTTCGGATATCAATATGGTGGCGAGAACGGTTGAGGATTGCACGCAATTGCCAATTCATCCCCGCCATCCGTATGTTGGGGATTTGGTATTTACTGCCTTTTCTGGTTCCCACCAAGATGCGATCAAGAAAGGGTTGGCGGTACAGAAATCGGATGCACTTTGGGAAGTTCCATATCTGCCACTAGATCCAACAGATGTAGGACGCAGCTACGAATCGGTGATTCGAGTGAATAGCCAATCGGGTAAGGGTGGCATTACTTTCTTGCTGGAACGGGATTACAGCCTGATATTGCCCCGCAGGTTACAAATCGAGTTTAGCCAAGTGGTGCAAAGGGCAATGGATGCTTCCGGGCAGGAAATGTCTGCACCTGACCTGTGGAAACTATTTGAGCAAGAATATTTGCAGGCAGTATCGCCGTTCAAGTACCTCTCTCACCACTTGTCGGAAACAGACAGCGATGAACAAGCGATCGCAGTATCTCTAGAGATGGATGGGAAACGTATTTCGCTCACCGGAAAAGGTAACGGCCCTATTGATGCATTTCTGAAGGCGCTAAATCTTGGCATTCGCATCGATCGTTACGACGAACACTCCCTCAGTCAGGGAAGTAATGCGTCTGCGATCGCTTATGTTGAGGTTGCTGGCGACAGCTTACCAGGTTCTTTCTACGGCGTTGGCATCCATTCCAATATCGTCACGGCATCTTTGCTAGCAGTTCTGGGTGCGGTTAACCGTGCTTGGCAGCAAGTCGATCCAGAAACTCAAACCCAGATATTGCAAGGCTTTGAGTAG